The genomic segment TTTCACTTGATGACTTTGGCACGGGCTATTCGTCCCTGGCGTATTTGAAACGGCTCCCCTTGGATCAACTAAAAATCGATCAGTCGTTCGTGCGCGATGTGTTGACCGACCCGAACGATGCCGCCATCGCGCGCACGATTTTGAGCCTTGCCAAAAGCATGGACCTCGGGGTGGTGGCGGAGGGCGTCGAAACAGCGGGGCAGCGCGACTTTTTGCTCGCGGCCGGGTGCCACGCGTTTCAGGGTTACTTTTTCGGCCGGCCAGTGCCTGTTGAGCAACTGCAACTAAGGCCCTTGTAATGTCTGAAAACGCCGCCTCCGGTGATGCGGTCCCCCTGACTGAGCTGGACGGCTTGCGCACGGCCAATGCGTCGCTGGAGCGGGTGAACCGCCGCCAGTTCGATATGTTGCAGGCGCTTTTTTTGCACAGCCCGGCCGCCATTTCTTTGCAAAGTGTGGAAGATGGCCGGTTTGTGGATGTCAATATCCAATGGCAGCGGTTGACGGGCTACTCGTGGGAGCAAGCGACCTCAAGTACTTCACTGAGCTTGGGGTTCTGGCCGGATATCGAGTCCAGAAACCGCGCGCTGGCGGAGCTGGAGCAAGACCCCTCCCTCTCGGGCGTGGAAATCAACTTCACCAACGCCCGCGGCGAAAACATGTTGCTGGAGTGGCGTGGCTCGGTCATGCAGATTGCGGGCGAGTCGTTCTTGCTGGCGTATTTGATCGACATCACCGCGCAGCGAGTGGCCCAAGAGGCCGTGGTCGAGGGCGAGCATGCCTTGCAGGAGGCCAATGACGACTTGCGCGGACAGGTGGAGTTGTACGAAGAAACCGAAAAACTGGCCCAAGCGGGCCATTGGATCGTGCCCCAGGGCCATTCCATACCGCGGTGGTCCCGGGGCCTGTTTCAGATGGCACGGATCCCATGGACTGAAAAGATAGGCCCTGATGTTTGGGAAACTGGCCTGCACAAAGATGACCGGGCGAGCTACCTCGCAGCGCGTGAGGCCATGGATGGCCGGTTGGCAGAGTTCCGGTGGACTTGCCGCGACGGCGATGTGCGCTGGTGGCGCAGCCGCATGCACCGTTACCACCGTCAGGATGGAAGCTATGTGGATTTCGGTGTCGTCCAGGACTTCACCGAAGAGGCATTGGCCGAGCAGGTGCTGCAGCAGCGTTTGGATGTGATTCAGCGCTTGACCAGCCGTTTGCCAGAGATGGTCTTTCAGTTCGAGATGTTCACCCGCGACAGTGGTCGCTTTGTGTTTGTGAGCGATGCGTGCAGTGACATTTTTGGCGTGACTCCGGAGGAGGCGCGTGCCAACCCCGCCAGCGTGTTCCGATTGGTGCATAGCGATGACATCATCCAAACGCTGAAGTCCATGAACGCCGCGGCATCGGACGCGACCACTTGGGCCCAGGAGTTCCGTATCCGCCGGCGGGATGGCACGGTGCGCAGCCTGTTCGGCAAAGCGATTGTTTTTCTGGAGCCCACGGGCCGCTTTAATGCGTATGGCTCTCTGACCGATGTGACTGAGCACAAGGCCTCGTTGGCGGTGCTTCAGGAGAGCGAGGCCCGGTTCCGAGCGCTGACGGAGCTCTCCTCCGATTGGTACTGGGAGCAGGATGCTGACCACCGCTTCATTCGTTTTGACGGCGCCTTACAGGCCGGCAAGACCAAAACAGGGGAGCGGAATATCGGGCTGACCCGATGGGATGCCGGTGCGATCAACATGACAGACGCTGATTGGCAAGCCCATCGCGCCCTGCTGGATGCAAGGTTGCCTTTCTATGAGCTGGAGCTGTGTGACCACGATGCGGACGGCGTCGTGTTTTGGATCTCTGTCAGCGGCGCTCCCATTTTTGACTCGCATGGCGTGTTCAAGGGCTACCGGGGCATCGGACGGAGCATTACCGAGCGCAAGGCGGACGAAGCCAAGATTGAGCGGCTCGCTTTTTACGATGTGCTCACTGATCTGCCGAACCGCAGGTTGCTGCAAGACCACTTGCAGTACGCAGTGGCGGCCTGCGCCCGCGGGCGCCTGCACGGAGCATTGCTGTTCATTGACTTGGACAACTTCAAAGACCTCAATGACACCCGGGGGCACGATGTCGGCGACCGGCTGCTCACCCTGGTTGCCAGACGCCTGCAAGCCTGCGTCCGTGAATCCGACACAGTGGCCCGCCTGGGTGGGGATGAGTTCATTGTTCTGTTGCAGGACCTCGATGGCACCGCAGCCCAGGCTGGCCTCCAAGCCGAAGCGGTGGGGCAAAAAATCCTGCTCCAGTTGAATGCCCCGTATGACCTGCCCGGCGGCCCGCACCACAGCACCCCCAGTGTGGGCATTGTGCTGATTCATGGGCAGCGCCAGTCGGTGGATGAGCTGCTCAAGCAAGCCGACTTGGCAATGTACGAGGCCAAAGCGGCGGGTCGTAATACGCTGCGGTTTTTCGATCCGGCCATGCAGTTGATGGTGGCCCAGCGCGCCGAGCTGGAGTCGGACCTCCGCCTCGGGCTGAAGCGCGGTGAGTTGATGTTGTATTACCAGCCCGTGGTGGATGCAAACAGAGCTGTGGTGGGTGCTGAGGCGCTGTTGCGCTGGCTCCATCCGGGGCGCGGTCTGGTGTCGCCATTGGAGTTTGTGCCGCTGGCAGA from the Rhodoferax potami genome contains:
- a CDS encoding sensor domain-containing protein, encoding MSENAASGDAVPLTELDGLRTANASLERVNRRQFDMLQALFLHSPAAISLQSVEDGRFVDVNIQWQRLTGYSWEQATSSTSLSLGFWPDIESRNRALAELEQDPSLSGVEINFTNARGENMLLEWRGSVMQIAGESFLLAYLIDITAQRVAQEAVVEGEHALQEANDDLRGQVELYEETEKLAQAGHWIVPQGHSIPRWSRGLFQMARIPWTEKIGPDVWETGLHKDDRASYLAAREAMDGRLAEFRWTCRDGDVRWWRSRMHRYHRQDGSYVDFGVVQDFTEEALAEQVLQQRLDVIQRLTSRLPEMVFQFEMFTRDSGRFVFVSDACSDIFGVTPEEARANPASVFRLVHSDDIIQTLKSMNAAASDATTWAQEFRIRRRDGTVRSLFGKAIVFLEPTGRFNAYGSLTDVTEHKASLAVLQESEARFRALTELSSDWYWEQDADHRFIRFDGALQAGKTKTGERNIGLTRWDAGAINMTDADWQAHRALLDARLPFYELELCDHDADGVVFWISVSGAPIFDSHGVFKGYRGIGRSITERKADEAKIERLAFYDVLTDLPNRRLLQDHLQYAVAACARGRLHGALLFIDLDNFKDLNDTRGHDVGDRLLTLVARRLQACVRESDTVARLGGDEFIVLLQDLDGTAAQAGLQAEAVGQKILLQLNAPYDLPGGPHHSTPSVGIVLIHGQRQSVDELLKQADLAMYEAKAAGRNTLRFFDPAMQLMVAQRAELESDLRLGLKRGELMLYYQPVVDANRAVVGAEALLRWLHPGRGLVSPLEFVPLAEQTGLIIPVGVWVLQTACAQLAQWASDPLSAHLTVAVNVSARQFRQDEFVSQVQGALQQTGADPKLLKLELTESLLLTDTQDAIMKMAALRSLGVRFALDDFGTGYSSLSYLKMLPLQQLKIDQSFVRDVLTDHNDAAIARTVLALGRSLGFDVVAEGVETEGQRQFLLDQGCTLFQGYLFGRPVPVAEFRFN